A segment of the Panicum hallii strain FIL2 chromosome 1, PHallii_v3.1, whole genome shotgun sequence genome:
CCGGCGGCATTCCACCGAGAACAGCAGGTGCGCGCGCCGCTCCGCGTCCGCgcacccgccgtccacccgcgCCAGGCAGGCCCACGCGAACGCGCACGCCACCGTGAACGCCGAGCAGTGGACGCGCCCGCCGCCCTCGGCGACGACGCGCTGCTTCAGCTTATCGATGCGGTCGCGGGTGAGCGCGAACGACGCGATGACCAGCTTCGGCGGCGGCCCCGTccgtggcggaggaggaggcggggcgTTGGCTGCCAGTTGACGCATTTCGTCGAGCGTCCTGGCGGCAAGTCCCTCGGGATCGGCGACCACGCCACGGTCCAGgaacggcggcggtggcagcgcGCCTTCGGCGGACTCCTCGCCGGCGGCCACCCGGCACTGGCCAGCCCAGGTCTTCACGAAGTGCATGTAGCTGGAATCGTCACAGGCCACGTGGTGGATGGACACGCCGACGGCGATCCCCCGGCCGGCGAACACCGTGACCTGCGCCGCCGCGAGAGCGAAGGTCCCGTCTTCCGTCCGGGGAAGCTGCGGCACCAGCGCGTACAGCCGGGCAACATCCCTCGGGGCGCCGCCGGACAGCTCGTCGAAGTCATCGGAGCTCTCAGCGACGGTGAGCTCGACGCCCTCGCCCGCATCCCCACCCGCGGAGAAGAACTCGTACCCGCCGCCCCCGTCCGGGCACGGGCGGACGCGGCCGAGCAGCGGGTAGAACCAGTGCAGCGCGGTGGAGAGGGAGGACACGAGGGGCGGCAGGAGGCGGGCGGTGAATTGCTCCGCCGTGTGCGGGTAGGGGTAGAAGAAGACGCGCTCCACGGGGCCGGTGAAGAGCCACGGGACGTCGAAGAAAGTGAGCGGGAGCACGCCGCCGGGCGCCGGAGGCGAGGCCGCCACCGTGAGCCTGTCAAGAACCTTGGTGGCCATGGGGAATTGGAGACGCCCCTCCTCTGCTTCGGTGCCCGGAGCCGCAGCagggggaggagaaggggagggagggcAGATCAGAGGAAGGGTGGTGATTCAGATCCACCAAACACAAGCACTAGAAGAAGAGGCTTTTTGGTGCCTGCTGGTGGTTGGAAATGTGACCAAAATCCGCCTCGTCTCCTCCCCTGCTGCTGCCTCCTGATTGTCTGTCTCCATTCTTAATTGCTGCGTGTGCATCTGTAATCTCTTCTCCCGCGGATTTCTCTCTGAAACATGTCAGCAGGTTCTCCCTATCCAAGAACACAAAAACATTGTCTGTGACAGACTGACGATCTGTGCTGCAGTAAGCCAGTAACGATAACGACACTCCCGGTCAGAGAATAAACTGACAATCACAGGCACGGAGAAGACGAAGCTCCAGCAAGTGAAATGTTCACTGAATTTCTAGTGTAGTTACAACAGTACAAAGCAAAGCTTAACCAGATGTCAGTTGGGTAACTTCTGTCCTGAGAGTAACCTGATGACAGGCTCGGACAGCACCAGGGGCCAACGCCATGGTTTAGCTGTTCAGTGGAAGCGTAAAACGACAGTAACTGAAATTCTAGTGCAGGCGTGCAGCTACAACGTTAGGCTGTCTCCAACAGGAGACTCTAAACCGTTctttatcctatatatatagagaagatttCGTTCTCTGAacgctccagcagcgttctctaaatggttctctaaaatagagaacgctacaggtttcctctatatacaGAGATTCTCTCTACTCTTCTCTATTTtctctttacgttttaaacactggattaaataaaaataaaatatgtccatagcatttgaggtatgataaatacgtacgtacaaaaatttggaacaaaatacgtttctaatatagggtttaatgtatagagaacgagatttagagaacgttgttatagagaaatgagatatagaggagagaatcttgtagagaagtcTGTAAATGACGGATATAAAGAAGGATATAAagaacgacggttggagatagccttagAATCAGAGTATGAACGTGCAGTACAGCAATACTAAGAGAAATGCCAAATCAACCGGGTATCTCCTTATCAAAGAAAATAGAAATAACAACCTGGTATCTGCACACTCAGGTAACGATGCAGTGTTTGATCCCATGATCAGGGGTGGTGTCGCCCATGTGTCTCTGTCAAACAGGCATCCAATGACATCATTGTCAAAATTTCTGTTAAGCATCTCTGTTCTCCAGCTTATGATTTTGAACCCACATGTCCTTTCAGGCATCCAATTGATTATATCAAGGGTTGCAGACTTGCAGTGCTACGCATCCGTGCTCCAGTAAGGCCCTTGGAATCTACTGAAGAGGAGGCAAATTCGGGAAGAGTCAGCTCTCTGATTGAAAAAGGGTTGTCAATATGTGTCGGCGCCATGTGCTTACCCTCATGGAAGATGTCTTTACCTTCAGAGGA
Coding sequences within it:
- the LOC112881950 gene encoding coumaroyl-CoA:anthocyanidin 3-O-glucoside-6''-O-coumaroyltransferase 2-like, producing the protein MATKVLDRLTVAASPPAPGGVLPLTFFDVPWLFTGPVERVFFYPYPHTAEQFTARLLPPLVSSLSTALHWFYPLLGRVRPCPDGGGGYEFFSAGGDAGEGVELTVAESSDDFDELSGGAPRDVARLYALVPQLPRTEDGTFALAAAQVTVFAGRGIAVGVSIHHVACDDSSYMHFVKTWAGQCRVAAGEESAEGALPPPPFLDRGVVADPEGLAARTLDEMRQLAANAPPPPPPRTGPPPKLVIASFALTRDRIDKLKQRVVAEGGGRVHCSAFTVACAFAWACLARVDGGCADAERRAHLLFSVECRRRLAPPIPQEYLGNCLRPCFVEVGLGELLGGDGVVAAAAAIGASIRALDDGVLAGAGGWFHKILSLVPERPMSVGGSPRYGVYETDLGLGVPKKVELVSIDKTPGTVSLAEGRDAQAGIEIGVVLPEAEMARFSSCFSDGLEQL